In one Perca fluviatilis chromosome 7, GENO_Pfluv_1.0, whole genome shotgun sequence genomic region, the following are encoded:
- the gba gene encoding lysosomal acid glucosylceramidase translates to MALSLPSSVLLALVFLTAELTLSTGNNTCVARNFGHDSVVCECNSTYCDSVGSVTLPPLGHYSSYLTSMVGDRLEAGRGQVQVNSTGAGLRLTIVPYQKYQKIKGFGGAMTDAAAVNILSLSAGAQDQLLRQYFSPEGIGYSVVRVPMASCDFSTRLYTYADTPGDYNLDNFTLAPEDIKMKIPLLQRAQALSPRPLSLLASAWSAPAWMKTNGALIGKGSLKGQPGGKEHKTWAQYYIRFLEEYAKYNLTFWALTTGNEPSAGQITNYSFQALGFTPEEQRDWVALDLGPALHASSHPRTHVLLLDDSRLLLPHWAKVVLNDIHAGRYIHGVAVHWYMDSLVPAEISLGVTHHLYPEYYLFGTEACSGWSPLDRGVKLGSWDRAEQYAHDIIEDLNHYVVGWTDWNLALDQTGGPNWVKNFVDSPVIVDAQRDVFYKQPNFYSMAHFSKFLWEGSQRVGVTASRETELEYSAFIRPDGSVVLIILNRSSSMIQFEVWHPAVGYISSTAPAHSLLTLAWNTH, encoded by the exons ATGGCGTTGTCATTGCCGTCATCTGTTCTTCTGGCCCTTGTTTTCCTCACAGCTGAATTGACCCTCTCTACAG GAAACAATACATGTGTTGCCAGAAACTTTGGCCATGACTCAGTGGTGTGTGAGTGTAATTCAACCTACTGTGACAGTGTTGGATCAGTCACCTTGCCCCCACTGGGCCACTACTCCTCCTACCTGACCAGCATGGTCGGCGACAGACTGGAGGCGGGCCGGGGTCAGGTCCAGGTGAACAGCACCGGCGCAG GGCTCAGGTTGACTATCGTTCCCTACCAGAAGTACCAAAAGATCAAGGGATTCGGTGGAGCTATGACGGACGCAGCAGCTGTTAACATCCTGTCTCTTTCTGCTGGTGCACAGGACCAGCTGCTGCGACAGTACTTTTCCCCTGAAG GTATTGGCTACAGCGTGGTGCGTGTCCCCATGGCCAGCTGTGACTTCTCCACCCGTCTGTACACGTATGCTGACACACCTGGAGACTACAACCTGGACAATTTCACACTGGCCCCCGAGGACATCAAAATGAAG ATCCCTCTCCTGCAGCGTGCTCAGGCCTTATCTCCTCGCCCCCTGTCTCTGCTGGCCAGCGCCTGGAGTGCCCCCGCCTGGATGAAAACTAACGGTGCTCTCATAGGAAAGGGCTCCCTGAAGGGCCAGCCTGGGGGCAAGGAGCACAAAACCTGGGCTCAGTACTATATCAG gTTCCTTGAGGAATATGCTAAATATAACTTGACCTTCTGGGCTTTGACCACAGGGAATGAGCCCTCTGCAGGACAGATAACAAACTACAG TTTCCAGGCACTTGGCTTCACTCCTGAGGAGCAGAGGGACTGGGTGGCTCTGGACCTGGGCCCTGCCCTGCACGCTTCTtcacacccacgcacacacgTCCTCCTACTGGATGACAGCCGCCTGCTGCTGCCTCACTGGGCTAAAGTG GTCCTAAATGACATTCATGCAGGAAGGTACATTCATGGCGTTGCAGTTCACTGGTACATGGACAGCCTTGTCCCAGCAGAGATAAGCCTGGGAGTCACCCATCATCTGTACCCAGAGTATTACCTGTTTGGCACAGAGGCCTGCTCTGGCTGGAGCCCGCTAGACAGAGGGGTGAAGCTGGGTAGCTGGGACAGGGCTGAACAGTACGCACATGATATTATAGAG GACTTAAATCATTATGTGGTGGGGTGGACTGACTGGAATTTGGCGTTGGACCAGACTGGTGGGCCAAACTGGGTTAAAAACTTTGTGGACAGCCCTGTTATAGTGGATGCGCAGCGTGATGTCTTCTACAAGCAGCCAAACTTCTACAGCATGGCCCACTTCAG CAAGTTCCTGTGGGAAGGGTCTCAGAGAGTGGGTGTAACCGCCAGTCGGGAAACAGAACTGGAATACTCTGCCTTCATCAGACCAGATGGCTCAGTAGTGCTCATCATACTCAACAG GTCATCATCAATGATCCAGTTTGAGGTATGGCATCCCGCTGTGGGCTACATCTCCTCCACTGCACCGGCTCATTCATTGCTCACACTTGCTTGGAACACACACTGA
- the rnf115 gene encoding E3 ubiquitin-protein ligase RNF115, whose amino-acid sequence MPGWRRTAVSSLWRTDVSVCAGLGKMAEAAAVTPHRFFCHCCKGEVNPKLPEYICPRCDSGFIEEVTEDSSLLEGGANGIDDAATQFAEVHAVLLVNLAYYTDSDTPDSEPRLPGGRLGGLSDLGGFGGGPIGGSVPAGLGGPMGGLLGTGEHWGPGRPPRLHSQRRYRSRGSSRPDRSPAVEGIVQQFLAGLFANSGVPGSPPLSWTGMLHSNPGDYAWGQGGLDAVITQLLGQLENTGPPPAEKEKISSLPTVNISQEQADCCMECPVCKEDFAVGEPVRQLPCNHFFHSDCIVPWLEMHDTCPVCRKSLNGEDSSSQPPSESPTLSMDPRTQERWSF is encoded by the exons ATGCCGGGCTGGAGGCGGACAGCTGTCTCCAGTTTGTGGAGGACCGACGTCAGTGTTTGTGCTGGTCTGGGGAAGATGGCGGAGGCTGCGGCTGTTACACCGCATCGGTTTTTCTGTCACTGTTGTAAGGGAGAAGTAAACCCCAAACTCCCG GAGTATATCTGTCCAAGATGTGACTCAGGGTTCATAGAGGAAGTAACAGAAGACTCCAG TCTCCTAGAGGGTGGCGCTAATGGGATAGATGACGCAGCCACACAATTTGCAGAGGTACATGCTG ttttacttgttaacTTGGCTTACTATACAGACAGTGACACACCTGACTCAGAACCTCGGCTCCCTGGAGGGCGCTTGGGGGGTCTCAGTGACCTGGGGGGGTTCGGAGGGGGACCGATTGGGGGGTCAGTCCCAGCAGGCCTAGGGGGACCTATGGGGGGTCTACTAGGAACTGGGGAACACTGGGGACCAGGACGTCCCCCTCGCCTGCACAGCCAGAGGAGATACCGGTCCAGAGGCAGCAGTAGACCAGACCGCTCGCCTGCTGTGGAGGG gATTGTACAACAGTTTCTCGCTGGCCTCTTTGCCAACTCCGGAGTCCCTGGCTCACCTCCCCTCTCATG gACGGGGATGCTGCACTCTAACCCAGGGGATTACGCCTGGGGACAGGGAGGGTTAGATGCCGTGATAACACAG ttactAGGTCAGTTGGAGAACACAGGGCCTCCTccagcagagaaagagaagatcTCTTCTCTCCCTACTGTCAATATTTCTCAGGAACAAGCAG ACTGCTGTATGGAATGTCCGGTGTGCAAAGAGGACTTCGCAGTGGGAGAGCCGGTCAGACAGCTACCCTGTAACCACTTCTTCCATTCAGACTGTATAGTACCATGGCTGGAAATG CATGACACATGTCCAGTGTGTAGGAAGAGTTTGAACGGAGAAGACAGCAGCAGCCAGCCCCCATCAGAGTCCCCCACCCTCTCCATGGACCCCCGCACACAGGAGAGATGGTCTTTCTGA
- the polr3c gene encoding DNA-directed RNA polymerase III subunit RPC3 isoform X2 gives MTAQEVRLCGLLLREHFGEVVEKVGTHLLKGGAQNLRTIIHETGISLDLVKKSLCVLVQHGACVFRSGRKGAGSPAEYQTCCDRILRILRYPRYIYTSKTLYGDTGELIIEELLQRGHMTMSGTVKTVADRLTQNMEEGRSMDYSEVSSTFFRLVETHFLQRCPPLAGPEPKDSATPAAPAPPGTPATPVSTAPPTPESFPDCYKVPHVTLVGRGKRQLASEDGEDQRNAKKAKMDSQTHGDEGICWQVNFERFHLHFRDQAIISAVANKLDQTSSEIVRTMLRMSEVTTSPTATCTKPLSANEIFRSLPTSYNIPRPILDQYLTLLIDDPMEFVGKAGESGGGMYVVNMHRALANLARATLESVVQERFGSRSARIFRLLLRKRHLEQKQVEDFAMIPAKEAKDMLYTLLSQNLVQLQEIPKTPDYAPSRTFYLYTVNQLPTARMLLQNCYKTVANLVERRLFESKESNLIGFLLN, from the exons ATGACTGCCCAGGAGGTGCGTCTGTGTGGTCTCCTGCTGCGGGAGCACTTTGGAGAAGTGGTGGAGAAAGTGGGAACACACCTGCTCAAAGGTGGAGCACAGAACTTAAGAACCATCATTCATGAGACTGGCATCTCACTGGACCTG GTAAagaagtctctgtgtgtgctcgTGCAGCACGGGGCTTGTGTGTTCCGCTCAGGCCGTAAAGGAGCTGGGAGCCCCGCAGAGTATCAGACCTGTTGTGATCGGATTCTGAGAATTTTGCGCTACCCGCGCTACATCTACACCTCCAAAACCCTGTACGGTGACACCGGAGAGCTAATCATAGAGGAGTTACTACAGAGAGGTCACATGACCATGAGTGGCACGGTTAAGACAGTCGCCGACCGCCTCACACAGAACATGGAGG AGGGTCGTAGCATGGATTACAGTGAAGTGTCATCCACCTTCTTCAGACTGGTGGAGACCCATTTTCTTCAGCGCTGCCCTCCTCTGGCAGGACCAGAACCAAAAGACAGTGCCACTCCAGCTGCCCCCGCCCCCCCTGGTACTCCTGCCACCCCCGTTAGCACTGCTCCACCCACGCCAGAGAGCTTCCCCGACTGTTACAAGGTGCCTCACGTGACACTCGTAGGGCGAGGCAAACGGCAACTCGCCAGTGAGGATGGGGAAGACCAAAGGAACGCAAAGAAGGCTAAAATGGATTCACAG ACCCATGGTGATGAGGGGATTTGCTGGCAGGTGAATTTTGAGAGGTTCCATCTCCACTTCAGAGACCAGGCCATCATCAGTGCTGTAGCCAACAAACTGGACCAG ACTAGCAGTGAGATAGTGAGGACTATGCTGAGGATGAGTGAGGTGACAACCTCGCCCACAGCCACTTGCACAAAGCCCCTCTCAGCCAACGAGATCTTCAGGTCCCTCCCGACTAGCTACAACATCCCCAGACCCATCTTAGACCAGTACCTCACGCTACTCATTGATGACCCG ATGGAGTTTGTGGGGAAGGCTGGTGAAAGTGGAGGAGGGATGTACGTTGTCA ATATGCACAGAGCACTGGCCAATCTGGCTAGGGCCACACTTGAGTCTGTAGTACAAGAGAG ATTTGGCTCCCGATCAGCGCGCATCTTCCGTCTGTTGCTAAGGAAACGTCACCTGGAGCAGAAGCAGGTGGAGGATTttgcaatgattccagccaaAGAGGCTAAAGACATGCTCTACACGCTGCTTTCACAGAACCTGGTCCAGCTACAG gAAATCCCAAAGACTCCCGACTATGCTCCTTCTCGTACTTTCTATCTTTACACGGTCAACCAACTCCCAACTGCAAGAATGCTGCTTCAGAACTGCTACAAG ACAGTAGCCAACCTCGTAGAGCGGCGCCTGTTTGAGTCCAAAGAGAGCAA TTTGATTGGTTTTCTGCTTAACTGA
- the polr3c gene encoding DNA-directed RNA polymerase III subunit RPC3 isoform X1 has translation MTAQEVRLCGLLLREHFGEVVEKVGTHLLKGGAQNLRTIIHETGISLDLVKKSLCVLVQHGACVFRSGRKGAGSPAEYQTCCDRILRILRYPRYIYTSKTLYGDTGELIIEELLQRGHMTMSGTVKTVADRLTQNMEEGRSMDYSEVSSTFFRLVETHFLQRCPPLAGPEPKDSATPAAPAPPGTPATPVSTAPPTPESFPDCYKVPHVTLVGRGKRQLASEDGEDQRNAKKAKMDSQTHGDEGICWQVNFERFHLHFRDQAIISAVANKLDQTSSEIVRTMLRMSEVTTSPTATCTKPLSANEIFRSLPTSYNIPRPILDQYLTLLIDDPMEFVGKAGESGGGMYVVNMHRALANLARATLESVVQERFGSRSARIFRLLLRKRHLEQKQVEDFAMIPAKEAKDMLYTLLSQNLVQLQEIPKTPDYAPSRTFYLYTVNQLPTARMLLQNCYKTVANLVERRLFESKESKRLLEKSQRIEAILASLQASGAEPEQLTEVEEMITAPEKQQLDALRLHINKLDSAENQVDETIFLLESYINSTASTS, from the exons ATGACTGCCCAGGAGGTGCGTCTGTGTGGTCTCCTGCTGCGGGAGCACTTTGGAGAAGTGGTGGAGAAAGTGGGAACACACCTGCTCAAAGGTGGAGCACAGAACTTAAGAACCATCATTCATGAGACTGGCATCTCACTGGACCTG GTAAagaagtctctgtgtgtgctcgTGCAGCACGGGGCTTGTGTGTTCCGCTCAGGCCGTAAAGGAGCTGGGAGCCCCGCAGAGTATCAGACCTGTTGTGATCGGATTCTGAGAATTTTGCGCTACCCGCGCTACATCTACACCTCCAAAACCCTGTACGGTGACACCGGAGAGCTAATCATAGAGGAGTTACTACAGAGAGGTCACATGACCATGAGTGGCACGGTTAAGACAGTCGCCGACCGCCTCACACAGAACATGGAGG AGGGTCGTAGCATGGATTACAGTGAAGTGTCATCCACCTTCTTCAGACTGGTGGAGACCCATTTTCTTCAGCGCTGCCCTCCTCTGGCAGGACCAGAACCAAAAGACAGTGCCACTCCAGCTGCCCCCGCCCCCCCTGGTACTCCTGCCACCCCCGTTAGCACTGCTCCACCCACGCCAGAGAGCTTCCCCGACTGTTACAAGGTGCCTCACGTGACACTCGTAGGGCGAGGCAAACGGCAACTCGCCAGTGAGGATGGGGAAGACCAAAGGAACGCAAAGAAGGCTAAAATGGATTCACAG ACCCATGGTGATGAGGGGATTTGCTGGCAGGTGAATTTTGAGAGGTTCCATCTCCACTTCAGAGACCAGGCCATCATCAGTGCTGTAGCCAACAAACTGGACCAG ACTAGCAGTGAGATAGTGAGGACTATGCTGAGGATGAGTGAGGTGACAACCTCGCCCACAGCCACTTGCACAAAGCCCCTCTCAGCCAACGAGATCTTCAGGTCCCTCCCGACTAGCTACAACATCCCCAGACCCATCTTAGACCAGTACCTCACGCTACTCATTGATGACCCG ATGGAGTTTGTGGGGAAGGCTGGTGAAAGTGGAGGAGGGATGTACGTTGTCA ATATGCACAGAGCACTGGCCAATCTGGCTAGGGCCACACTTGAGTCTGTAGTACAAGAGAG ATTTGGCTCCCGATCAGCGCGCATCTTCCGTCTGTTGCTAAGGAAACGTCACCTGGAGCAGAAGCAGGTGGAGGATTttgcaatgattccagccaaAGAGGCTAAAGACATGCTCTACACGCTGCTTTCACAGAACCTGGTCCAGCTACAG gAAATCCCAAAGACTCCCGACTATGCTCCTTCTCGTACTTTCTATCTTTACACGGTCAACCAACTCCCAACTGCAAGAATGCTGCTTCAGAACTGCTACAAG ACAGTAGCCAACCTCGTAGAGCGGCGCCTGTTTGAGTCCAAAGAGAGCAA ACGTCTGCTGGAGAAATCCCAGCGAATCGAGGCCATTCTGGCATCTCTGCAGGCCAGTGGCGCCGAGCCTGAGCAGCTGACAGAGGTCGAGGAGATGATAACTGCTCCTGAAAAGCAACAGCTGGATGCCTTACGGCTTCATATCAACAA GTTAGATTCAGCAGAGAACCAGGTAGATGAAACCATCTTTCTTTTAGAGTCCTACATCAACTCCACCGCATCCACAAGTTAA